One region of Aurantimonas sp. HBX-1 genomic DNA includes:
- the leuS gene encoding leucine--tRNA ligase, with the protein MTTERYNPRAAEPSWQKAWDAAKLFETRTEAPGEKYYVLEMFPYPSGRIHMGHVRNYAMGDVVARYRRARGYNVLHPMGWDAFGMPAENAAMQNKVHPREWTYQNIATMRGQLKSMGLSLDWSREFATCDVEYYHRQQMLFLDLLAKGLAYRKKSKVNWDPVDMTVLANEQVIDGKGWRSGAEVEQRELTQWFFRITDYAEDLLAALDHLPGWPEKVRVMQKNWIGKSEGLRFSFGLVGAPEGFDTLPVFTTRPDTMFGPTFAAIAADHPLAAALAAERPEVAAFVESCRKLGTTQAEIDTAEKLGFDTGIKVSHPADPDWLMPLYIANFVLMDYGTGAIIGCPAHDQRDLDFASKYGLPVLDVFVPLDSEETVGDVAFVPPKTATVKYVRWVGETGEVLTCQEAMDRTLAVFEREGWGSRETNFRLRDWGISRQRYWGCPIPILHCEACGIVPEARENLPVVLPDDIDFDKPGNPLDRHPTWRDTTCPQCGGPARRETDTMDTFVDSSWYFARFTAPHADEPTDPQAANAWLPVDQYIGGIEHAILHLLYSRFFVRAMRACGHLDLDEPFKGLFTQGMVVHETYREGDRDWVPPADVVITEGEEGRVARRLSNGAPLMIGGIEKMSKSKKNVVDPDDIIASYGADTARWFMLSDSPPERDVIWTEAGVEGAHRFVQRLWRLVNEAAPHVEGAGAAGTGGGEAALAIRRAAHRAAAGVGDDIERLAFNKAVARIYELVNTLSAAFGGLASANDRALAAAASEALSILVRLIAPMMPHLAEECWRVLGHDGFAAATAWPDVDPALLTDDTVQMPVQINGKKRADLTIAATAGKPEIEKAALDLEVVRSALAGNAPKRVVVVPGRIVNVVL; encoded by the coding sequence AATCCGCGCGCCGCCGAACCAAGCTGGCAGAAAGCCTGGGACGCGGCGAAGCTCTTCGAGACGCGCACCGAGGCCCCCGGCGAGAAATACTACGTCCTCGAGATGTTCCCCTATCCGTCGGGGCGCATCCACATGGGGCACGTGCGCAACTACGCGATGGGCGACGTCGTGGCGCGCTACCGGCGAGCCAGGGGTTACAACGTCCTGCATCCGATGGGCTGGGACGCCTTCGGCATGCCGGCCGAGAACGCTGCGATGCAGAACAAGGTGCATCCGCGCGAATGGACCTACCAGAACATCGCGACGATGCGCGGCCAGCTGAAGTCGATGGGCCTGTCGCTCGACTGGTCGCGCGAGTTCGCCACCTGCGACGTCGAGTACTACCACCGCCAGCAGATGCTGTTCCTCGACCTCCTGGCGAAGGGCCTCGCCTATCGCAAGAAGTCCAAGGTCAACTGGGACCCGGTCGACATGACCGTGCTCGCCAACGAGCAGGTGATCGACGGCAAGGGCTGGCGCTCCGGCGCCGAGGTCGAGCAGCGCGAACTGACGCAGTGGTTCTTCCGCATCACCGACTATGCCGAGGACCTGCTGGCGGCGCTCGACCATCTGCCGGGCTGGCCGGAAAAGGTCCGGGTGATGCAGAAGAACTGGATCGGCAAATCGGAGGGCCTGCGGTTCTCGTTCGGCCTCGTCGGCGCGCCGGAGGGTTTCGACACGCTGCCGGTCTTCACCACCCGGCCCGACACGATGTTCGGCCCGACCTTCGCCGCCATCGCCGCCGACCATCCGCTGGCCGCCGCGCTCGCCGCTGAACGGCCGGAGGTAGCGGCCTTCGTAGAGAGCTGCCGCAAGCTGGGCACGACGCAGGCGGAAATCGACACGGCCGAGAAGCTCGGCTTCGATACCGGCATCAAGGTTTCGCATCCGGCTGACCCCGACTGGCTGATGCCGCTCTACATCGCGAATTTCGTGCTGATGGACTACGGCACCGGCGCCATCATCGGCTGCCCGGCCCATGACCAGCGCGATCTCGACTTTGCCAGCAAATACGGCCTGCCGGTCCTCGACGTCTTCGTGCCGCTGGACAGCGAGGAAACCGTCGGCGATGTCGCCTTCGTGCCGCCGAAGACCGCGACGGTGAAATATGTCCGCTGGGTCGGCGAGACCGGCGAGGTCCTCACCTGCCAGGAGGCCATGGACCGGACGCTGGCCGTCTTCGAGCGCGAGGGCTGGGGCAGCCGCGAGACCAATTTCCGCCTGCGCGACTGGGGCATCTCGCGCCAGCGCTACTGGGGCTGCCCGATCCCGATTCTGCACTGCGAGGCCTGCGGCATCGTTCCGGAGGCCCGCGAGAACCTGCCGGTCGTGCTGCCGGACGACATCGACTTCGACAAGCCGGGCAACCCGCTCGACCGCCATCCGACCTGGCGCGACACGACCTGCCCGCAATGCGGCGGCCCGGCGCGGCGCGAGACCGACACGATGGACACGTTCGTCGATTCCTCGTGGTATTTCGCGCGGTTCACCGCGCCGCACGCCGACGAGCCGACCGACCCGCAGGCCGCCAATGCCTGGCTGCCGGTCGACCAGTATATCGGCGGCATCGAGCACGCGATCCTGCATCTGCTCTATTCGCGCTTCTTCGTCCGGGCGATGCGGGCTTGCGGCCATCTCGACCTCGACGAGCCCTTCAAGGGCCTGTTCACCCAGGGCATGGTGGTGCACGAGACCTATCGCGAAGGCGACCGCGACTGGGTCCCTCCCGCCGACGTGGTGATAACCGAGGGCGAGGAAGGCCGGGTCGCGCGGCGCCTGTCGAACGGCGCCCCGCTCATGATCGGCGGTATCGAGAAGATGTCGAAGTCGAAGAAGAACGTCGTCGACCCCGACGACATCATCGCCTCCTACGGCGCCGACACGGCCCGCTGGTTCATGCTGTCGGATTCGCCGCCGGAGCGCGACGTGATCTGGACCGAGGCCGGCGTCGAGGGCGCCCATCGCTTCGTGCAGCGGCTCTGGCGGCTGGTCAACGAGGCGGCGCCGCACGTTGAGGGGGCCGGTGCGGCCGGCACCGGCGGCGGCGAGGCGGCGCTGGCGATCCGGCGGGCGGCGCACCGCGCCGCGGCCGGCGTAGGGGACGACATCGAGCGCCTTGCCTTCAACAAGGCCGTCGCCCGCATCTACGAGCTGGTCAACACGCTGTCGGCCGCCTTTGGCGGACTGGCTTCGGCCAACGACCGCGCCCTCGCCGCCGCGGCGAGCGAGGCGCTGTCGATCCTGGTTCGGCTGATCGCGCCGATGATGCCGCATCTGGCCGAGGAATGCTGGCGGGTGCTCGGCCATGACGGCTTTGCCGCGGCTACCGCGTGGCCGGACGTCGATCCAGCCCTGCTCACGGACGACACGGTGCAGATGCCGGTACAGATCAACGGCAAGAAGCGCGCCGACTTGACCATTGCCGCAACCGCCGGCAAACCTGAGATCGAGAAGGCCGCGCTGGATCTGGAGGTCGTCCGCTCCGCTCTTGCCGGCAATGCACCCAAGCGCGTCGTCGTCGTCCCCGGGAGAATCGTCAATGTCGTCCTCTGA